Proteins from a single region of Pseudomonas phenolilytica:
- a CDS encoding LysR family transcriptional regulator: MDWDNLRYFLEVARAGRLTTAARRLAVDHTTVSRRLQALEKSMGAQLFLREPGGYRLTEAGRNLLPRVEAMESASAAIEHSLPSMGDGLSGQVRIGATEGYGTVMLAGQLTGLSRRYPHLNIDLLALPRAVRLSRHEADIVITLERPERGPFIITKLTDYVLRLYASPGYLAEHAPIRSRDDLAAHRFVSYVDDLLFSKELLFLDGIADARSIGLRSTSLLAQQEAVAMGAGIAILPAFSADADPRLQLLLPDAVSFSRTFWMLMPIEFKDLARMRTTWDYLKELAQQNQARLLGLPPH; this comes from the coding sequence ATGGACTGGGACAACCTGCGTTACTTTCTCGAAGTGGCCCGCGCGGGGCGACTGACCACGGCGGCAAGGCGGCTGGCGGTCGATCACACCACGGTTTCGCGGCGTCTGCAGGCACTGGAAAAAAGCATGGGCGCGCAGCTGTTCCTGCGCGAACCCGGCGGCTACCGCCTCACCGAAGCCGGGCGCAACCTGCTTCCGCGGGTCGAGGCGATGGAGAGCGCCAGTGCCGCCATCGAGCATTCGCTGCCGAGCATGGGCGACGGTCTTTCCGGTCAGGTGCGCATCGGCGCCACCGAGGGTTACGGCACGGTGATGCTGGCTGGGCAGCTCACCGGTCTGAGTCGGCGCTATCCGCATCTGAACATCGATCTGCTGGCACTGCCGCGCGCGGTGCGCCTGTCGCGTCACGAGGCAGACATCGTCATTACCCTGGAGCGCCCGGAGCGCGGCCCGTTCATCATCACCAAACTGACCGACTACGTGCTGCGGCTGTATGCATCGCCCGGCTACCTGGCCGAGCATGCGCCGATCCGCAGTCGCGACGATTTGGCCGCGCATCGCTTCGTCAGCTATGTCGACGATCTGCTGTTCAGCAAGGAGCTGCTGTTTCTCGACGGCATTGCCGACGCCCGCTCCATCGGCCTGCGCAGCACCAGCCTGCTGGCCCAGCAGGAAGCGGTGGCGATGGGCGCGGGAATCGCCATCCTGCCGGCGTTTTCCGCCGATGCCGATCCGCGCCTGCAGCTGCTGTTGCCCGACGCGGTGAGCTTCAGCCGCACGTTCTGGATGCTGATGCCCATCGAGTTCAAGGATCTGGCGCGCATGCGCACCACCTGGGACTACCTCAAGGAGCTGGCACAGCAGAATCAGGCACGGCTGTTGGGCTTGCCTCCACATTAA
- a CDS encoding transglycosylase domain-containing protein, whose protein sequence is MGAVWRSDTPPAGRSQCAPHNRSRKPSPKKDRRRMRPLGLLLFTTLLGAGGYAAWHELQTSQWQARWVSRYAASLDYHVAPGPSSEIRFPEDGPFDRRLGYVQLPTFIERLSTRGFEVQAQARFSPALLDYASRGFFVPYRHQSQVGLTIFDCRGLPLYANSYPQQFYESFEDIPPLVALSLLFIEDRGLLDASRPTVNPAVDWPRFAKAAISQLEKRLGLGGQASGGSTLATQVEKYRHSPEGRTGDPQEKLRQMVSASVRTYREGPQTLAARQRIVRDYLNSVPLSAAPGHGEVHGIADGLRLWYGADFAEVNRLLDPRRNADSDLQARGLALRQVLSLLIAQRRPSYYLGAGRKELASLTDSHIRLLAAGGIVDTRLREAALAQQVQFRDLQREPAIRTVEATKGISVARMRLAGLLGMPLYDLDRLDLTASTPLQGELQTRISAYLASLADPQVAAEVGLFGERMLSPEKTADVRYSFTLFERGEQGFRVRVQTDNTNQPFDINEGSKLELGSTAKLRVLTTYLEMIAELHQRYSILDTRQLRELEVRDPLSRWAVAYLAQSSDRSLPAMLDAAMERRYSASPAERFFTGAGLHHFNNFRREDDHRIASVRDALRESLNLPFVRLMRDLVSYSTHEAINSAELLKNDKDPRRLEYLTQFADREGSIFLQRFWRKYRGQSAEQRIETFLQGMRPTPVRLAAVHRYLLPDAPRAAFDHFLTSRLPAAALDAKDLDALHTRYGPGAFSLPDQAYIARTHPLDLWLLGYLIQHPDANLSEVVAASRDERQEVYGWLFRSRHKSARDSRIRIMLEVEAFTDIHRRWQRLGYPFDNLVPSLATALGSSGDRPAALAELMGIILNDGVRLPSVRIDSLHFAEGTPYETRLGIRPNIGEQVLPREVAATLREALAQVVEGGTARRLQGSFVQSDGSPLRVGGKTGTGDNRIDTVAAGGRLISSLAMNRTATFVFYLGPNHFGTLTAYVPGQAADSFRFTSALPVQTLKGMAPILQPYLQAGADSLCQQPRPSRQVPSAQPTRLTAGTPGTQ, encoded by the coding sequence ATGGGCGCAGTATGGCGGTCCGACACTCCTCCCGCAGGGCGCTCGCAATGCGCTCCGCACAACCGTTCCCGAAAACCCTCACCAAAGAAGGATCGCCGCCGGATGCGCCCGCTCGGCCTGCTGTTGTTCACCACACTACTGGGCGCGGGGGGCTATGCCGCCTGGCATGAGCTGCAGACCTCACAGTGGCAGGCCCGCTGGGTCAGCCGCTATGCCGCGAGCCTGGACTATCACGTCGCCCCCGGTCCGAGCAGCGAGATCCGCTTCCCCGAGGACGGCCCGTTCGACCGTCGGCTGGGCTACGTGCAGCTACCAACCTTCATCGAACGGCTGAGCACGCGCGGCTTCGAGGTACAGGCGCAGGCGCGTTTTTCGCCAGCGCTGCTCGACTACGCCAGTCGCGGCTTCTTCGTGCCCTATCGGCACCAGTCGCAGGTGGGCCTGACCATCTTCGACTGCCGTGGCCTTCCGCTGTATGCAAACAGCTACCCGCAGCAGTTCTACGAGAGTTTCGAGGACATTCCGCCGCTGGTGGCGCTGAGCCTGCTGTTCATCGAGGATCGCGGCCTGTTGGACGCCAGCCGGCCGACCGTCAACCCGGCGGTGGACTGGCCGCGCTTCGCCAAGGCGGCGATCAGCCAGCTGGAGAAACGCCTCGGCCTCGGCGGCCAGGCATCCGGCGGCAGCACCCTGGCGACACAGGTGGAGAAATACCGCCATTCGCCCGAAGGACGCACCGGCGATCCGCAGGAGAAGCTACGGCAGATGGTTTCCGCCAGCGTGCGTACCTATCGCGAAGGGCCGCAGACCCTTGCGGCGCGTCAGCGCATCGTGCGCGACTACCTCAACAGCGTGCCGCTCTCGGCGGCGCCGGGGCATGGTGAGGTCCACGGCATCGCCGATGGCCTGCGGCTGTGGTACGGCGCCGATTTCGCCGAGGTCAACCGTCTGCTCGACCCGCGCCGCAACGCCGACAGCGACCTTCAGGCCCGCGGGCTGGCGCTGCGCCAGGTGCTTTCTCTGCTGATCGCGCAGCGCCGGCCGTCCTACTACCTCGGCGCCGGTCGCAAGGAGCTGGCTTCGCTGACCGACAGCCACATTCGCCTGCTGGCCGCCGGCGGCATCGTCGATACGCGTCTGCGCGAAGCCGCCCTCGCCCAGCAGGTCCAGTTCCGCGACCTGCAGCGCGAGCCGGCGATCCGCACGGTGGAGGCCACCAAGGGCATCAGCGTCGCGCGCATGCGCCTGGCCGGCCTGCTGGGCATGCCGCTGTACGATCTCGACCGCCTCGACCTCACCGCCAGCACGCCGCTGCAGGGCGAATTGCAGACCAGGATCAGCGCCTATCTGGCGAGCCTTGCCGACCCACAGGTGGCCGCCGAAGTCGGCCTGTTCGGCGAACGCATGCTCTCACCAGAGAAAACCGCCGACGTGCGCTACAGCTTCACGCTGTTCGAGCGCGGCGAGCAGGGTTTCCGCGTGCGGGTACAGACCGACAACACCAACCAGCCGTTCGACATCAACGAAGGCAGCAAGCTGGAACTCGGCTCCACCGCCAAGCTGCGCGTGCTGACCACCTATCTGGAGATGATCGCCGAGCTGCACCAGCGCTACTCGATCCTCGACACGCGCCAGCTGCGCGAACTGGAAGTACGCGACCCGCTCAGCCGCTGGGCCGTGGCCTACCTGGCGCAAAGCAGCGATCGCAGCCTGCCGGCGATGCTCGATGCGGCGATGGAGCGGCGTTACTCGGCAAGCCCGGCCGAACGCTTCTTCACCGGCGCCGGACTGCACCACTTCAACAACTTCCGCCGCGAGGACGACCACCGCATCGCCAGCGTGCGTGACGCGTTGCGCGAATCGCTGAACCTGCCATTCGTGCGGCTGATGCGCGATCTGGTGAGCTACAGTACACACGAGGCGATCAACAGCGCCGAGTTGCTGAAGAACGACAAGGACCCGCGACGCCTGGAATACCTCACCCAGTTCGCCGACCGCGAGGGCTCGATCTTCCTGCAGCGTTTCTGGCGCAAGTACCGCGGCCAGTCCGCCGAGCAGCGCATCGAGACCTTCCTGCAGGGCATGCGCCCGACGCCGGTACGGCTGGCGGCGGTGCATCGCTATCTGCTGCCTGACGCGCCGCGCGCGGCGTTCGATCACTTCCTGACGTCGCGCCTGCCTGCCGCCGCTCTCGACGCCAAGGATCTGGACGCGCTGCACACCCGCTACGGCCCGGGCGCGTTCAGCCTGCCGGATCAGGCCTACATCGCGCGCACCCATCCGTTGGACCTGTGGCTGCTGGGTTACCTGATCCAGCACCCCGACGCCAATCTGTCGGAGGTGGTCGCCGCCAGCCGCGACGAACGCCAGGAAGTCTACGGCTGGCTGTTCCGCAGCCGGCACAAGAGCGCGCGCGACAGCCGTATCCGCATCATGCTGGAAGTCGAGGCCTTCACCGACATCCATCGGCGCTGGCAGCGCCTGGGCTATCCGTTCGACAATCTGGTGCCGTCACTGGCCACCGCGCTGGGCAGCTCGGGCGACCGCCCGGCTGCGCTGGCCGAACTGATGGGCATCATCCTCAACGACGGGGTGCGCCTGCCGAGCGTGCGCATCGACAGCCTGCACTTCGCCGAAGGCACGCCTTACGAGACCCGCCTCGGCATACGCCCGAACATCGGCGAGCAGGTACTGCCGCGCGAGGTGGCCGCGACCCTGCGCGAGGCCCTTGCCCAGGTTGTGGAAGGCGGCACCGCGCGGCGCCTGCAAGGCAGCTTCGTGCAGAGCGACGGCAGTCCGCTGCGCGTCGGTGGCAAGACCGGCACCGGCGACAACCGTATCGACACCGTCGCGGCCGGCGGCCGGCTGATCAGCTCGCTGGCGATGAACCGTACGGCCACCTTCGTCTTCTACCTGGGACCGAATCATTTCGGCACGCTGACGGCCTACGTACCCGGGCAGGCGGCCGACAGCTTCCGCTTCACCTCGGCGCTGCCGGTCCAGACGCTCAAGGGCATGGCGCCGATCCTGCAGCCCTACCTGCAGGCAGGCGCCGACAGCCTTTGCCAGCAGCCCCGACCAAGCCGCCAGGTACCGTCAGCCCAACCGACGCGGCTCACCGCCGGTACGCCGGGCACGCAATAG
- a CDS encoding SIR2 family NAD-dependent protein deacylase yields the protein MIPAALITALRGARHVLVFTGAGVSAESGIATFRDTPSGLWERYDPATLATARAFRQDPALVWGWYEWRRMQVLQAQPNPAHLAIAALAQRVPKLTLVTQNVDDLHERAGSTEVIHLHGSLHRPRCFACARSPSQPLGLPDEPEGGRHLEPPRCEHCGGRLRPGVVWFGERLPEAALTAAFAAADSCDVLISVGTSGVVHPAAQIPERAWRAGAVLAHVNPQPLGSHAEREFLLCGTAAQLLPQLLQAAFND from the coding sequence TTGATTCCCGCAGCGCTCATCACCGCCTTGCGCGGCGCGCGTCACGTGCTGGTGTTCACCGGTGCTGGCGTCTCGGCCGAGAGCGGCATCGCCACCTTCCGTGATACGCCCAGCGGTCTGTGGGAGCGCTACGATCCGGCGACGCTGGCTACCGCGCGTGCATTTCGCCAAGACCCGGCGCTGGTCTGGGGCTGGTACGAGTGGCGCCGCATGCAGGTGCTGCAGGCGCAGCCAAATCCAGCCCACCTCGCCATCGCAGCACTGGCGCAGCGGGTGCCGAAACTCACGCTGGTCACGCAGAACGTCGACGATCTGCATGAGCGCGCCGGCAGTACCGAGGTGATCCACCTGCACGGCAGCCTGCATCGGCCGCGTTGCTTCGCCTGCGCACGCTCACCGAGCCAACCGCTCGGCCTGCCCGATGAGCCCGAAGGCGGCCGCCACCTGGAGCCGCCGCGCTGCGAACACTGCGGCGGCAGGCTGCGCCCTGGCGTGGTCTGGTTCGGCGAGCGCTTGCCGGAAGCGGCACTGACGGCGGCATTCGCCGCGGCCGACAGCTGCGATGTGCTGATCTCCGTGGGCACATCCGGCGTAGTGCATCCCGCCGCACAGATCCCCGAACGTGCCTGGCGGGCCGGCGCCGTACTGGCGCACGTCAACCCGCAACCGCTCGGCAGCCATGCCGAACGCGAGTTCCTGCTGTGTGGTACGGCGGCGCAGCTGCTGCCGCAGTTGCTCCAGGCCGCCTTCAACGATTGA
- a CDS encoding YgaP-like transmembrane domain, translating to MNSPYESHDQNVHGWERAASLAGGLLLLGLGARRGGAGGLLQAAAGALLLLRGINGRCEAKRLLSAAPQQRQPAPARYSHMPLDSEVHSPDFENAGVSLPDATPMGHELSART from the coding sequence ATGAACTCACCCTACGAATCCCACGACCAGAACGTGCATGGCTGGGAACGCGCTGCCTCGCTGGCCGGCGGCCTGCTGTTGCTCGGTCTGGGGGCGCGCCGCGGCGGTGCGGGCGGACTGTTGCAGGCAGCGGCCGGCGCCTTGCTGCTGTTACGCGGCATCAATGGTCGCTGCGAGGCCAAGCGACTGCTCAGCGCGGCGCCTCAGCAGCGCCAACCGGCGCCCGCCCGCTACAGCCACATGCCGCTGGATTCGGAAGTCCACAGCCCGGATTTCGAGAACGCCGGCGTCAGCCTGCCCGACGCGACGCCGATGGGCCACGAGCTTTCCGCTCGTACCTGA
- a CDS encoding DUF3079 domain-containing protein codes for MAKKFPLNPPHPERICWGCDRYCPATSLGCGNGADRTMHPSEMLGEDWYLYGDWDIEPADIPQQPADPALIARQG; via the coding sequence ATGGCCAAGAAGTTTCCGCTCAACCCGCCGCATCCCGAACGCATCTGCTGGGGCTGCGACCGCTACTGCCCGGCGACCTCGCTGGGCTGCGGCAACGGCGCCGACCGCACGATGCACCCCTCGGAAATGCTCGGCGAGGACTGGTACCTGTACGGCGACTGGGACATCGAGCCCGCCGATATCCCGCAGCAACCCGCCGATCCGGCGTTGATCGCCCGCCAGGGCTGA
- a CDS encoding coproporphyrinogen III oxidase, whose protein sequence is MFGSVRWNDHLMQRYGQLDPHQCGYPRTADFTTAIAPLDLLRALRDSRKAQRPLSLAVQLPLLPHDELTLYIADLEREIDLHACHLGEHPRVERLQLNAGRASLDQLRRLIGHVQSRFELNPHEPNEFSVEVELAHADWPLVGVLRELGFNQLSVSVPDLHADLGNSVEYFQSTSRIRALIEAARTLHYLSVNVDLGYGRSWQTPTSFARKLDSIIELQPDRVSMFDYRQLPAPASRRLSLAPADVSQVLHRCGIERLAAAGYRFIGLGHFALPHDELTMAQELGCLRHDVGGYTTLAQFDHLGLGAGAVSRVGDLYVRNHTSIADYRQALAQAQLPTDRGLLPASVDRGLRAITEQLLCDGYLDFVSLQARAGVVFQERYATLQPLLEQLQREGLLHLRAHGIEIQPDGCLLIPALCAVLAQPELADRLTDALSPADTASLSAR, encoded by the coding sequence ATGTTTGGCTCTGTACGCTGGAACGACCACTTGATGCAACGCTACGGGCAACTTGACCCGCATCAGTGCGGCTACCCGCGAACCGCCGATTTCACCACCGCAATCGCACCGCTCGACCTGCTGCGCGCGTTGCGCGACAGCCGCAAGGCACAGCGCCCCCTTTCCCTCGCCGTACAGCTGCCGCTGCTGCCGCACGACGAGCTGACGCTCTACATCGCCGATCTGGAGCGCGAAATCGACCTGCACGCCTGCCACCTCGGCGAGCATCCTCGCGTCGAACGTCTGCAGCTCAACGCCGGCCGCGCCAGTCTCGACCAGTTGCGTCGGCTGATCGGCCATGTGCAATCGCGCTTCGAGCTCAACCCTCATGAGCCGAACGAATTCAGCGTCGAGGTCGAACTCGCCCATGCCGACTGGCCGCTGGTCGGCGTCCTGCGTGAACTGGGCTTCAACCAGTTGAGCGTCAGCGTCCCCGATTTGCATGCCGATCTGGGCAATTCCGTCGAGTACTTCCAGAGCACCAGCCGCATTCGCGCGCTGATCGAGGCGGCACGCACGCTGCACTACCTCTCGGTGAACGTTGACCTCGGCTACGGCCGTTCCTGGCAGACACCGACCAGCTTCGCCCGCAAGCTCGATTCGATCATCGAGCTGCAACCCGACCGCGTCTCGATGTTCGATTACCGGCAACTGCCGGCCCCCGCCTCGCGGCGCCTCAGCCTTGCGCCCGCCGATGTCAGCCAGGTCTTGCACCGTTGCGGTATCGAGCGTCTCGCCGCGGCCGGCTACCGCTTCATCGGTCTGGGCCACTTTGCCCTTCCCCACGACGAACTGACGATGGCGCAAGAGCTTGGCTGTCTTCGCCATGATGTCGGCGGCTACACCACGCTCGCGCAGTTCGACCATCTCGGTCTGGGCGCCGGTGCGGTCAGCCGGGTCGGCGATCTCTATGTGCGCAATCACACGTCGATCGCGGATTACCGGCAGGCACTCGCCCAGGCCCAGCTTCCTACCGACCGCGGCTTGCTGCCTGCCAGTGTCGATCGTGGGCTGCGGGCGATCACCGAACAACTGCTGTGCGATGGCTATCTGGACTTCGTCAGCCTGCAGGCACGCGCCGGCGTCGTGTTCCAGGAACGCTACGCAACGCTGCAACCGCTGCTGGAACAGCTGCAACGTGAAGGCCTGCTGCACCTGCGTGCGCATGGCATCGAAATTCAGCCCGACGGCTGCCTGCTCATCCCCGCGCTCTGCGCGGTGCTGGCGCAGCCCGAACTGGCAGATCGGCTGACGGATGCGCTCTCGCCTGCCGATACCGCTTCGCTGAGCGCGAGGTAG
- a CDS encoding c-type cytochrome has translation MKKIVISMLALGGALALQPALAQDGESLFKSKACAACHSIDAKLVGPAYKEVAAKYAGQADAATMLAGKIKNGSQGTWGPIPMPPNAVTDEEAKILAEWVLSQK, from the coding sequence ATGAAAAAAATCGTGATCTCCATGCTCGCCCTCGGCGGCGCTCTGGCTCTGCAGCCGGCGCTGGCGCAGGACGGCGAATCGCTGTTCAAGAGCAAGGCCTGCGCGGCCTGTCATTCGATCGACGCCAAGCTGGTCGGCCCGGCCTACAAGGAAGTCGCCGCCAAGTACGCAGGCCAGGCGGACGCCGCCACCATGCTCGCCGGCAAGATCAAGAACGGCTCTCAGGGCACCTGGGGCCCGATCCCGATGCCGCCAAACGCGGTAACCGACGAAGAGGCGAAGATTCTCGCCGAGTGGGTGCTGAGCCAGAAGTAA